The genomic stretch GTCTTGACATGTCTCGGCTTCCACAATGTCAGAACACttctttttaaagcaacattatgtagaaatccCCACGGTTTCTGGGTGCAACACCAGTATCGTGaacacaaatcccaggtctgtaacagtttgtcagtttgCTAGCAGCAAGTGATTGAGGAGTTTGTTGAGTTGAGTTTGGGGAACAACATTTGAACTTTAACCACTTGTGCGTTACATATTTCAGGATGGACCTTTCCAGACCATTGAGCCAGAGGCAATAAAAGCTCAGGACGGAGACACGGGGATCAACGTGGCTCTGATTTATAGCATCAGTGAAGGTAAATacaacaggaaaataaaactaCGAATTCAGCTCAGACAGGcaaaacactaaaatatgtGAAACACTCCGTATTTAACCTCGTCTTTGTTGTTTAGTGTCTCcagcagagtatcagagtaactTCCAGATTGACTCCAGCAGTGGAGTTTTGACTGTGCAGACTCCAATAGACAGAGAAGAGATGAACAGCAGTGTGATCTCTGTCAACATCGAGGTAACAACATCCTAATATTTGGTGACATGTGACGCTCGTAGCACATATCAGACAGAGGCTCATGTATTTGTTGGAAAAGTAAAGCTAATGTTTACGTTTGAAAAGTTAGAATATAAACATGTCCCTTCAATAATTATCTGTTATATTCTTTCTGCAGGCGGCTCAGACAGACGACAGCTTGAAGACAGCTAACGCTGTGGTGTCTGTCACCATCAAGGATGTGAATGATAACGCTCCAAAGTTTGACCGGTCCAACTACTCTGTTTCACTTTTAGAGAATTCTCCTGTTGACGCTGTCGTATTCAGAGCCGTCGTCACCGACCTGGACCAGGTACATTTTTACTGAAAACACtttgattaataataattattcaaTAATCTTTTCCATGATCCTGTTTCTCCAGGGAGGATTTGTGGGAACATTGCGGATCCTTCCAGAATCGGCTCCCTTCTCTATCAGTTCTGATGGGACAGTCAGAGTGAAGGACTCCACAGCTCTGGACAGAGAGACGACTACAAGCTTCACTTTTCAGGTGATCCAGATTTCACATTGAACATAAACCCTGAACTTTCTGGTTGTTGCAGGACTATTGCAACAACTACTGCTGCAGGACAttgttgtttacatgtttacattataaagtgaaactctcgccaaaaagcaaccaaggctttatttgtgattgaatatgagtcaaaccttcatctAAATGCATAATTACAGCGAAAGAGGCACACAAGATTTaccgttgttttgttttcaggcaagctaattttcaatggggtgctacgggcactttgacgcaagcatcaaaatctctatttttaaaacactaagaaggctcgacacaacatgaaactttgctcgtagtatcaccagggtctctacacatgaacacgagcattgagaacattttttgtgtacgcagagtttacttaaaagaaggtttttgaactactcatctttggagctggatctccagAGCACTGTcgtcaaggcagacaaaaagtgtcgatccccgagtatGACCTAATAgtcaggagagtaatggtggacctcctacctgtcagGTCACACTAGGGgttgacactttttgtctgccatgacagcagcacgccagaggtgctactgctaacgtgagttgtccaaaaaccttctttttagtactTTCTGGTTGTTGCAGGACTATTGCAACAACTACTGCTGCAGGACATTGTTGTATCTGAGCACGTTTACAATTTTTTACAAGTCAGATGCTGTTCTTTTGTTGATTTAAAGATCGAAGCAGCGGAGACGAATCCACCAAATAATGTTGCAACAGCAGAAGTCAATGTGACTCTTCTGGATGAGAATGACAACAGTCCTGTTTTCACCAGTGACACGTACGAGGGAAAGGTGTTTGCAAATCAAACTGAGGGAATGTTGCTGGTCCAGGTGAGTGACTAAAGCAAGAAGAATATCGCTGAATATGATTTAAGTCCTTCTAATCAgtgttaattgattaattggaTGCACAGCCTGAAGATGGCCCACTTCAGGTTGTATAAGATATTCTGATAGAAACagattttacattaaaaaggGAGTAACATCCCTTAAATTTGCATTACACCTGACATGACACTTAAAAACACTTATTAATTGATTGATATTATATTACTTTACGCTGCCCCTCTATCCCAACAACAATCAGTGAACCTTACACCTGTTCATGAGCGTAACAGGCGGGGTGGAGTTCCTCAGGGTTCAGTTTGAGGTCACTTTCTTTTGTCCTTGCAATAAATAAAGGTGGAGTTACAGCTACATCCTTGAACGCTGATGACTCAGTTCTATAAGTAATCCTGAATTTACAACTCAGTGAACTTAAAGAATCACTTCATTATTTAATGCTTCACATATTTTATTGATCAGTCTTCCAGATGTCTGCTGGGTGCAGTATCAAATGAAATCCTGCCACTGATTCATCCTTTAGTGTAACGTTGTTATAGTTTGGATAGTGTTAACATCATCAATACCAGTATGGAacctgatctgtttttataatagcaagcaatctgacatgttaaatgtatgtttacaaaagcattttatcaaaatgggacacattcttttcaaGTGAGTTAGAAGGTGcactgtttaaaatggcagggcaATTTTTTCTTagataaaagcattaaaataaatgctaTGCTTTTAATAACTTAATaaagtttgttcttgagaacgaaaaaaatctttaaaattcGTAAATCAAGTTTGGTGTGAAATAATCAGAGATTAAATTTTTAGGCCCTGTCGCCCGGCCCTGGTTTgggatgttttagttttttcttgtCAACTTGTCGTTTCGATTTTACATTGTTAAATTGCTGTTAAGATGATTTGTATAATTTCACACAAAGGTTGAGGCAAAAGATGTTGACGATGGCGCAAATGGACAGATCACGTACTCAATCGACTTTGGGAACACTGACGGCTACTTCTCCATCGAGGAGAAAACTGGAATGATCAGGCTGGCTAAAGCAATTCCACTGGTTGAaaaaaggattttggagttcccTCTCTACGTAACGGCCAGAGATGGTAGGTCTGAACAGTATTTCTCATAGTATTCAGCACAACCAGACGTAGCACTGAATCACACAATTATCTAGTATGTGAATGGCTCAGAGTGATTATTCAGTCCCTGTAGATGAACACTTggattacagtttttctcaattgtttacacacaaaaattggtacttgagacacaatgactacaacatgtaactcatgcacaaacctcctgaaccaattctgcttaACTACaggcacaattcctgctttacactcaaattgcagttctaaaacacacttttttcaaaacactacacacaattctctgcatttggcacaattcatgaagaaaatctcaaggaacacactgtcattcaaaattctagtTAATTCAAAAGttaattgccctactatgcacactgactcatcacatgggcaaacacctgtcACACAGTTTTACAATTAGCTGTCAGAGCTTtagtatagtttttttttcacttttactgtatacagtaaattattctgttgttttgtatgtagaccaccacacaacacacttatgtatgcACTgcctgtagtaagtgtaacactgaacaaaaaaaggcctaagtcattatgatgaatggaGAAGaattgttttccattcatcatagtgttttacactgagcacatcagtgttcaactggttcttgtCTATTCATGTCTTTTcatatgatggtttgtgtgtcatttgaaaacaaaataccatttagaaaagaaataacattgttttgaatgtaaagtttcattttgcaggagaattgaggggttttgcccaaagtgtgtgtattttttgatttgtgtgtagagttctgagaggatgaggcatgctttcagaaaatgtgtgtaaacaatagAGAAAAATTGTAAAATGCTCTCTTTGAGCTGAAACATCCAAACACTTGATCTCAGTCATAAGAGACGTGTTGGGCACTTCACCTTTGGCACTATTGAATTCTTTCTGGTCATAAAGTTGTTATCACACCCATCTAACTATCAGCTCCAACTGTCCATTACTGATGTCTTCTTTCAAACATGCTTTTTGAGGTTTCTATTTCCTAGCTTAAACACTGGTCCATAAAGAGCCCAGAGCTTTTAtcttaaatattaaatgacttaaatattTAGATTGTAGACGAGCTTGGATGAGATGTTGTACAGTCTGGTTCATCTGAAGCATACTGAGGTCTTGGTTTAGTGTGAAACACCCTGAAAAAGTTACGAAAGATTCTGAGACTCATCCTAAACACATTCAACCACCTCCACAGACAGAAGTTAGAAAAAAGAGTTGTCATGCTCAATATTAAAATGAATTACGATATTTTTTCTCCATGTCTCCTCTAGGTGGAAGTGTATCCCGTTCTACCACAGCACAGGTGATCATTCGTGCTCTACCCACAAACGAGCCTCCACAGTTTTCTAAACCGCTTTACGAGGCCTCCATCTTCAGCAATGCTCCGTATAAAACACCTGTCGTCACTGTCGAGGTAAAAACACGcccagctgctgtcagctcacATCTGTTGGAAAATTTCCTCCTtgttttcagaaacacaaactgtaatATGAGCAGTGTGAACTGAGCTGTGAGCGACGTGGTTAATGTGTCACTGAGCGTGTTGTTTGATCGCTCACTGGAACGTTTCCATGACTGTGAAAAGCTCAAAGGTTAAAGACAAAGTGGAGATGTCCAAACAGGTAATACTGCCACGAAGCAGCCAAGATCAGCAAAACCTGATGGATCAATTCAGAAAACTGAATCTTTAACTTTGAGTCGATCGGTCTTGAGAAAAGATGATCCTGCACGCTGCTCCTGCTCAGCACAACAAGCAGAGTACAAGGCATCCATCTTGACACACTGACCAAATCTTATTTATTAATACCTCTAATGTTTGTAATTCTTAATCCACCACCTTTTCAGGCTTCAGACCCCGATGTGGGTGACCAGGGTCGGCTGGTCTACAGTCTGGAAGACACTACTTATTTTGACGTGGATCCGTCCACCGgtctggtgtttgtggtgtcagCAGTGGAGCTGGCTGGACAGAAGGTTGAGTTGAAGGTGCATGCCGACGACCTCCAAGGACTTCAGGCTACGACCACGGTGGAGGTGAGTGGAGAAGAATGTACAGACGTTTGTTAGAAAGGTAAGAAAAGTAACTCAACATCCAGCAGAGGCCACAAACAAGTCTGAGTCTAAATAAATGTGTCGATAACTCTCGGTAAAGACGGATGAAGGACCTCGACTCTCTGCTGATTTATACGTCACAAATACTTCATTAAATATAGGAAGAGGTCTCCGTTAaacccacaaaacatttcatcctgtAAATAATAGTTAAGGTTAAGTTTCATTAATTTTCTATACGATACGTGAGACTGATGTGTCACCATGTTTTGCTACTGTCAGTCCAGTATTTACCACTGAGAAAGTTATCTGCAGACTTTATTTTAGCAACAAAAGACATATATATGGTTCTGAACTTAAGCACAGAAGCCAAAAGAGAcgagaaaaaaatattctggtGGTCCAGTTtcaattgtttctttttatccatctgtgaaaacagttgaaTGAGGTTTTggcgggggaaaaaaagtttttgttaTTGTAATACTAATTTTGACCACAAGAGGTCAAAGTGCACCGCTGCTCTGTGTGCTTACAGTTTTTGCCTGATGCTTAAACACTTAGTGGTTGttatgcccaaagcatcacaacctctaactttggtgatcATGCCCTAAACAACAgcaccaaccctgcaaacacaatatatgctttgcaccgtgtttgaaattctccaacacacttaTTGCAAAACACTAtcaacagttttgaaatgggattgttaggttttgttttaagagttttattttgccgtataagttaggagtttatctccatgtgctgtgtcttactcGGCCCGTGTGTTAAGTTATAACACAGTGAGCaaaagtctgcaacatgtgtaaGCATTCGGGAAAAACTGTGATAAAACTGCTGAGTGTTAATCCAAACGTGAACATGAACTGGCATTTCTATTGTATTTattcaagtttatttttattctttttatatttctccTTTTTGTCAACTCCTACCTCGAGCtgctacttttttaaaattcaatttCTCCTACAGGGGATCAATAAGGATACATCTTAAACACAAGACGTGACagtaatgtaaaacaaaaaaaaagaaatgccaaAACTTCCAGATAAAACATAAAGAACGATCTTGGCAACAATGAACACGgatggaaacaaacattttcacaatgtTGGAGCTCCAACTTTGTGAGaataactgatttattttaatagTCTTACAGTTTCCTTTCCTGATATTTTGATGTCCTCTAAAGGATTTTAATGGATTTTACATGTGATTCAATGAAGAACATTTCAATAAGATTCCTGCACTCACCACTCTCTGTTATCCCTCCAGGTGACGGTCAGGGGAAATGTGAGCAGCAGTGACGTGGTCGTCATCCGTCTCAACCAGCCAGCTAACACTGTGGAGAACAAGATCCCCGACATGGAGAGGTAGGACAAGTTCAGCTCACCATAAAGACGCTttggagatgtttttgtttccagtttatttcatttgtaatttgtttattcctccagcTCTTTAACTAACGCTCTTGGCTGGACCGTGGACGTCATCAAGGTATCCAACACGAACAGACGAGCCTCTGGGTCCAGGATGCGGAGGGCAGCCGTGTGGACTCGGGTCAGCTTCATCTGTTTGGATGGAGGCACGGTGGTGTCCGGTGAAGAAGTCACAACGTAAGAGTttgatttttaatgacaacattcAGCGTGAACCAGACAGATTTATGTATTAGTTAGCTTTCATTTACAgtcctgcttcttcttgtgtGATTTAACTATTTAAAGTGTAAATCTAcaagaaaaatgtgttatttatccAAAGTGAACGCTAAAGAGGACACCGCAAACTGTTACTGTCatttactgttactgttttcacCATGTTAGTCATGTGACAGCtgtaatataataattaacAGTATTCATATAGTAACTTCTctaaacagagaaaacaaagtgtttgtacagtgacataaaataaaattcagcaCATGTAAGTTAAAAAGTTGGAGCTGACCTCTTGTGTCTGATCCATCAGGAAGCTGCAGAGCGATTCAGAAGCTGTGAGGGAGGAGCTTGTTAAAGTGTTCGGGGACAGTGTTCAATTTGAGGTAGAGTCAGAGCCTCAAGGCCCCGCCTCCAACCCGGCTGTGGCCATCGCTGTGGGCGTCCTGGTGCCGCTGATCATAGTGGGATTGATTGTTTCGTTCTCGTCAGGTGAGACTGAACACAATGTGACTCTGACTGGTTCTTCTTGTTAATGTCTTTACTTTTAGTGAATATTATTTCAACTCATCTAACACTAACATGCAAATCCTGTCTGTTGTTACAGACAggatctttttaaaaatgtaagtgacagtttgtttgtctgtttttttccaggagGGGGAGTATACGCAGATTTGATAACTTCTCAAAGGGGTAAGAAACTCGCCTGTTTTTGAAAGACTTGTTAAGATTCAGCAACAAGGCTTGTGTCTACAGCTTGTCTGCTGTGAtctgaattgatttgaaaagacaatacTTACATCCTTTATTAAGCtgaagtcttcactgtagctgcttaGCTGAAAGTTGAAGTTGGTGCACGAGCTCACagcagacaagctgtatggagacgtgttgtttctttgttttttttctttctttctcaaatTTCTCGCCTGTGTTCTCTACATGAATTAAGGTTGAAAAGCTCATGCAAATATTTAACAATCTGTGaaatattttggtttaaaaaattTATCAAATTGAGTGCTTCAAATTAATCAAAGTGTGGACACTAATGATGAACCTTAAACTGTTTTAACGAGAAGTTTAACCAGAATCTTTTTATCATTGttaataatatgtaatatttaagTTAAAGTTTCTaactttaatgtgtgtttaatcTCTCAGGTCccagaaggaggagaagaattCTCTCGAAGTATTGGGATCATAGAGAACTTTTAATTATGGCCTATAACACACTCGACATGTTGAAATGTCGTCACAGCTCTTAATTAACGGCCTGTTTTAAAAGGAGCCCCTTCGTTGTGTTTCAGCAACAAGGCTtgtgtctccatacagctcgtctgctgtgatctgaATTGATTTCAAAAGACGTTACTTACATCCTTTATTTAGCTGAAATCgtaactgtagctgctcagctgAAGTtgaagtgggtgcacgagcTCGACCACATGGAAGGtgtaaataattattttcagttcaATTCAGATCAAAACGAACGAACTgtatggagacatctgatgtttctttggttgtttctctgttttaaatcaagtctcagctgcttcaatTGTTTAGCAGAATACTGCTACTCTGTTTAACTGTGAAGCtctgaactgttccttttaaaGAGAGACAGATTTTTCTGTATCCCTCTGAGGCTTCCATACTTACAGACACCACAGCAGCTGGGTTGAGTTTTATTGATCAGCTGCTGTCAAGTTAAGtttcaaatttaaattaaaacttttttcttgAGAGATAAATCATGAACAAACACTTTATTCTCGGAACGATCTGATTTATTTCAGGTAAAATGTTCCTTCGATGCTGGAAACGACAGTCGAGTTTAATATAAATCAAATGTCAGGtacctgcttttgttttctttgtctctttttcaaaaatgtaaatgatgttaaagcagctctgcagtaacttttgtttccatgtacacaatctgtaaaaatatttattttccattaGAATTTTggaatttttcttttctgacatttgtaaatgtatgaaataaaatctgtgagaaaaaaacactttctcctgtttctggatttgtaaataaaaatactttCAAAGAACAGaaagtcaaaatgtttcatatttggAGCAACAGGATATAAAACTCTTCTTACAAGATGTGAACTGAACATGAGCAATATGATCATACTGAAATTGGAGGgtttgaatttaaaataaaaagaacacacacatagTTTAATACCAGTATCCAGCCTCCTCAGAACAAACTGAGGATCTTTCAAAAACACTTCTGAGTTCAGGGTTTTGGTGAATTTTAAAATGCAGGAAAAGTAAAGAGGAAGGCTGCAGCCAACAACTGTCTACCAATTATTTTACTAATAATTAATCTCTGGGTGTTAAAGTGTCAGAAAACAGTAGAGCTGCAAGAATCCTCCTGTGATTATTTTCAGATATTGACATTTGACTCATGAACAGTAGAAATTATCTTTTGTGtatcacaattttaattttaactgaaaaaaactattaaaactttattaaaatgtattttagtctgaaccaaacaaatgttttctcacATCTTGAGAACAAGATTTGAACATGAGCActacagtacttcattatattattgtattttattcttatttagtTATATCTATTTTTGTGTCC from Sparus aurata chromosome 1, fSpaAur1.1, whole genome shotgun sequence encodes the following:
- the LOC115592183 gene encoding cadherin EGF LAG seven-pass G-type receptor 2-like encodes the protein MDSGGLVRPCLLLFISICVCAVSGNPLYTSVIDCTTGSSQEFGPVDEGYEGDVELVTGIAAGRGVKLVPYMFDKHLEYLELSFMTGDTSVTIRTKKPLDADTLTDSGGILFYSIMCDGVIKQNNTRRLKISDINDNSPIFEEKLYSQNVSESEPVGFEVVRVTATDADITNNAITYSIEPASEVFEVTSAGAVRLKKRLNYNLVQQYNLIVKASDPLGLSDTATVVINVEDFDNLNPYFSHSLYRAFIPENQDGPFQTIEPEAIKAQDGDTGINVALIYSISEVSPAEYQSNFQIDSSSGVLTVQTPIDREEMNSSVISVNIEAAQTDDSLKTANAVVSVTIKDVNDNAPKFDRSNYSVSLLENSPVDAVVFRAVVTDLDQGGFVGTLRILPESAPFSISSDGTVRVKDSTALDRETTTSFTFQIEAAETNPPNNVATAEVNVTLLDENDNSPVFTSDTYEGKVFANQTEGMLLVQVEAKDVDDGANGQITYSIDFGNTDGYFSIEEKTGMIRLAKAIPLVEKRILEFPLYVTARDGGSVSRSTTAQVIIRALPTNEPPQFSKPLYEASIFSNAPYKTPVVTVEASDPDVGDQGRLVYSLEDTTYFDVDPSTGLVFVVSAVELAGQKVELKVHADDLQGLQATTTVEVTVRGNVSSSDVVVIRLNQPANTVENKIPDMESSLTNALGWTVDVIKVSNTNRRASGSRMRRAAVWTRVSFICLDGGTVVSGEEVTTKLQSDSEAVREELVKVFGDSVQFEVESEPQGPASNPAVAIAVGVLVPLIIVGLIVSFSSGGGVYADLITSQRGPRRRRRILSKYWDHRELLIMAYNTLDMLKCRHSS